In Deltaproteobacteria bacterium, the genomic stretch GTCGCGGTCAATTCCGGCATCGGCGTCGCGATCGCGTCGGTGCTCGGGCTCGCGGCGGGCGCCGTGTTCATGGTGCTCTTCGCGTGGATCTTTTACCTGCTCACGCGCATGACCGAGGCGGGCAACACAAACGTCGACAACGCGATCCTGCAGAGCGGCGAGACCTACCTGCGCATTCCCGGCAACCGGTCGGGTTACGGCAAGGTGATGGTTAAGATTCAGGGATCGCTGCGTGAACTGCGCGCGGTGACCGATGGCGACGAAATTCCCACGGGCAGCCCGATCCGCGTGGTCGACGTGATCGACGCGGAGACGCTGCTGGTGACAAAGGAATGAATCAGGCCCTCACCCCGTTCCCCTCTCCCGCCGGGCGGGAGAGGGGTGCCCCGAGCTTGTCGAGGGGCGGGGTGAGGGGCCCCACGACCCCGAAACCCATTGACCCCTAACCGAAGGAGTCTTTCATGTACCTTCTCGTCTTTCTGGGCATTCTCGCGATCGCGTTTCTCGGAATTTTTCTCGCCGCGATCACCCGGTATAAGCGCTGTCCGTCCGACAAGATTCTGGTGATCTACGGCAAGACCGGCCGCGACACGTCGGGACAGACGCGCACGTCGCGGTGCATCCACGGCGGCGCGTCGTTCGTGTGGCCGCTGTTTCAGGACTACGCCTACCTCGACCTGATGCCGATCGCGATCGACATCGACCTCAAGAGCGCGCTGTCCAAACAGAACATCCGCATCAACGTCCCCTCGGTGTTTACGGTCGGCATCTCGACCGAAGAGGGCATGATGCAAAACGCCGCCGAGCGTCTGCTCGGGCTCAACCATCAGGTCATCCGGCAGATCACCGAAGACATCATCTTCGGCCAGCTCCGCCTCACCATCGCGACGATGGACATCGAGGAGATCAACTCCGACCGCGACAAGTTCCTCGCCAACGTCAGCGAAAACGTCGAGACCGAGCTCAAGAAAGTCGGCTTGCGCCTGATCGCGGTGAACATCAAGGATATCACCGACGAGTCGGGCTACATCGAGGCGCTGGGACAGGAAGCCGCGGCCCACGCGATTCAGGAAGCGCGCAAAAAGGTCGCCGAAAAAGAGCGCGACGGCGCCATCGGCCAGGCCGAGGCCGAACGCGAGAAACGCATTCGCGTGGCCGAGGCGAACGCGACCGCGGTCGAGGGCGAAAACCGCTCCGCCGTGGCGATCGCGAAATCGAAAGCCGAGCGCGACGTGAAAGAGGCCGAGGCGGACCGGCTCGCGACCGCGGCGAAAAAGGTCGCCCAGGCCAAGGCGCTCGAAGAAGCCTACGCGTCGGAAGGCGCGGCGGAAAAGGCGCGCGCCGAGCGCGACCGCGCGACGATGTACGCGAACACGGTCGTCGCCGCGGATATCGAAAAGGAAAAGATCCGCATCGCCGCCGAGGCCGAGGCGCAAAAACTGCGTCTGGAGGCGAAGGGCACCGGCGACGCGCTGTACGAGGAAATGGCGGGACGCGCGCGCGGTCAGTACGAAAACCTCGCCAAGCAGGCCGAGGGTCTGAAGGCCATGATCGAGGCGACGGGGCAGGACGCGAACAAGGCCGTCATGCTCATGATCGCGCAGCAGATTCAGGAGATCGCGAAAATCCAGGTCGAGGCGATCAAGAATCTGCACATCGACAACGTGGTCGTGTGGGACAACCTGTCCGGCGGCGAAGGCACGCCCAGCACGGCGAAGTTCGTCTCCGGTCTGCTCGGCTCGCTGCCGCAGTTCCACGACCTGTTCAAGATGGTCGGCCTGAATCTGCCCGAGGCATTCGGCTCCAAGGCCGAGAAGGAAATCGACGTGCGGTGACGGAGCGCCATTCGCACAAATGTCGGCGTAGGGGCGCGATTCATCGCGCCCTCTTCGGCGAAGGACGGGTCGCACGCGAATGATTCCCGCGCTGCTCAGGGGCAAGCTGACGCGAAGCGAGGAGACGTTGGAGGACCTTCTGACCTCCAAACGCCAACCGCCGGCCTCGGTTGAAGGGGGAACGCGCAGTCGTTCGTTTTTTGTTCGCTTTTGTCTTGACAACGCGTTTTGGTCGCGCTATCCTAGCGATCGTGCAATAGGCACCGAAAAGGAGTGCGAAACATGATAGATGACTTTTTTAAGCAACAGACCGATCAATCGCGGGTTAAAACGGCTATCGTTTCAAAGTATTTTAATGCATGGGCGACGATTATGGCGACAAGATCTGCCGCAGACAAAATATGCTATATAGATTTTTTTTCCGGCCCAGGCTTATATGCCGATGGCTCCCTTTCGACTCCTTTAATCGTTACATCTATGGTATTAGAAAACCCAAAACTGAAATCAATTGTTCAATTAATATTCAACGACAGCGATAACCATAACATTGAAAAACTTCAAGTCGCTTTACATAACGCATCTAATATTAATAGCCTCAAATATCCTCCAGCCTTCTGGAATGTAGACGCCGGACAAAGTCTCGCAGATGAATTTAAGAAAATAAAGATGGCACCCTCTCTTGTGTTTATCGATCCTTGGGGGTATCGTGGATTAAGCATAGATCTGATTTCTTCTATGACAAAAGACTGGGGGTCTGACGGAATAGTATTTTTCAATTACAACCGAGTCAATATGGGCTTAAGCAATCCCACTGTTTCTCATCATATGTTAAAATTGTTCGGCCCCGAACGACTACCCGCTGTACTTGAAAAAATTCGAGATGCAGGCCCTGATGAACGCGAATTGACGATCGTTGACGAATTTGGAGGTGCGATCGCAGATGCAGTTGGCACGCGTTACGTTTTACCATTCCGTTTTATCGAAGAAAGTAGGGATAGAACCAGCCATTACTTATATTTTATCAGCAAACACCCATTGGGGTACGTTATCATGAAAAATATAATGGCAAAGGAGAGTGAACGAGATCAAGATTCAGTGCCTTCATTTGAATACAGCCCCGCCACTCCGAGACAGCAACTGTTATTCCTGTTTGTGCGAAAATTAAATAACCTGAAAGACGATCTAATCGCAGCATTTGCTGGAAGGACAGCTAAAATGATAGATATCTTTGAAGAGCACCATGTCGGGACTCCGTTTATCGAAAAGAATTACAAGACAGCCCTGATGGAACTTGAAAAAGAAAATCGAATTTTTGCGGAGCCGAACGCGAAAAATCGAAAGAAGAATACATTTGCAGACCGAGTTGTTGTTTCATTTCCGGAGATTCGCTGATGGCTCGATCCGCCATCGAATGGACCGAATCGACTTGGAACCCGGTCACGGGTTGCACGAAGATCAGCGCGGGGTGCAAGCACTGCTATGCCGAACGCATGGCGCTGCGTCTACAGGCGATGGGACAGGCCAACTATCGCAACGGTTTTGATGTCACGCTGCACGAGCATGCGCTCGCGATTCCTTCGCGGCTGAAAAAACCGCAGACGATCTTCGTCAACTCGATGAGCGACCTTTTCCACGTCGACATCCCCGACGCCTACATCGCGCGCGTTTTCGACGCGATGAACGCCGCTCCCTGGCACACCTATCAGGTGCTGACGAAGCGCGCCGATCGTTTGGAGAAATTGGCGCCGCGCCTCCCGTGGCGTCCGCACATCTGGATGGGCGTGAGCGTCGAGAACAACGACCATCTGTTTCGCGTAGAGCACCTGCGCGCGACCCGCGCGCACGTGAAGTTCCTGTCGCTCGAACCGCTGCTCGGCCCGCTGCCCGATCTGGATCTGCGCGGCATCGACTGGGCCATCGTCGGCGGCGAATCCGGCCCCGGTGCGCGGCCGATGGACCCCGCGTGGGTGGTCGGCATCCGCGATCGTTGCGCGCGCGCCAAGGTGCCGTTCTTCTTCAAGCAGTGGGGCGGCGTGAACAAGAAGCGCGCCGGACGCCTGCTCGACGGACGCACCTGGGATGAGATGCCGGAGCGAACCGTCCACGCGTGAGACTTCGAGTCTCCCCTTGATTCTCGGCTTAACCCGGGCGAGCTTGGCCGCATGTCCTTTTGGAACGACGTTGCCCAATACGGGCTGCCTCAGCGGGCGAAGCTCGCGATCGTGGTCGCGGCGATCGCGATCGGCGCGATGGCGATGCGCGCCGAATCCGAACGGCCCATCAGCGGCATGGTGATGGATTTCGAGGACGACGCGCAGCTCGAGCGGCTCGTGTGGCAGTGCCCGATCGCGATGGAGACGACGGATGCGATTTCGGGACGCGGCCGGCGCGCGTTGCTCGTCCATCTCAAGCCGGGCTTGTACCCGGGCGTCGAGATCCACGATCCACCCGGCGACTGGCGCGACGGCGACGCGCTGGAGTTCACGGTCGCCGCGCCCGATGCGGCGGGCGCGATGCTGCACGTGCGGATCGACGACGCGGATTCGCGCGAGGACTACGATCGGCGATACGAGGGGCGGATCAGGCTGCAAGGCCCGGCGCAACGCGTGCGCATCCCGCTCGACGAAATCGCCGCCGCGCCGACGAAGGACCCCCTCGACCTGTCACGAATCACGAAAATCGTGATCTACCTCTACCGACTCGACCGCGACGTGGACATGACGATCGACGACATCCGGTTGGTGAAGTCGTAGCGCCCCTGCCGTCCTCGGCCCCACCCGTCTCGTCCCGTCGGCTTTCTCCCGAAAACGCCCGCGGATTTACCGCCGAAAAAAAACGCCATTTACTTATCTGAAAAACGATGCTAATGAGCGCGCACCGACTTCCGACAATGTGTTTGGGTTCGGCAGAGATCCGCAAGGGTTTCGTTTATTCGTTCGGTTCGTTGTCTTCGCGGGAGTTCCCGCGGCGGTCGGCGAAGTCGGGCGGTAAATGTGCGAGTGACGGTCACAGGGATCGTCCATGCGACGACGGGCGCAGGTTCCCGTCTTGTGACGAGGCGACGTCGATGTTCGGCGCGCCGAAAAGGCAGATCGACATGTCCGAGAAAGTGTTTGTGGGTAGCTTGAGCTGGAACACCAACGACGAGAAGCTTCAGGCCGCGTTCGCCCCCTACGGCGAAATCACCGAAGCCAAGGTCATCACCGACCGTGACACCGGCCGCTCGCGCGGATTCGGATTCGTTACGTTCGCGAACGCTGAGTCCGCCCAGAAGGCGATCTCCGCGCTCGACGGCAAGGACCTCGACGGCCGGACCATCAAGGTCAACAAGGCCGAGGACAAGCCGCGCGATCGTGACGGCGGCGGCGGCGGACGCTTCGGCGGTGGACGCAACAACCGCTGGTAGTCCGTCACTCGC encodes the following:
- a CDS encoding NfeD family protein, with translation MSGPDSWWATLPIFEKILWIIAVPSSVLTIAHAILEILGAGDAGHDVAGHDLADMDTDLGGHDAGGMHLFSFKGVVIFFTAFSWVGIVAVNSGIGVAIASVLGLAAGAVFMVLFAWIFYLLTRMTEAGNTNVDNAILQSGETYLRIPGNRSGYGKVMVKIQGSLRELRAVTDGDEIPTGSPIRVVDVIDAETLLVTKE
- a CDS encoding flotillin family protein, with the translated sequence MYLLVFLGILAIAFLGIFLAAITRYKRCPSDKILVIYGKTGRDTSGQTRTSRCIHGGASFVWPLFQDYAYLDLMPIAIDIDLKSALSKQNIRINVPSVFTVGISTEEGMMQNAAERLLGLNHQVIRQITEDIIFGQLRLTIATMDIEEINSDRDKFLANVSENVETELKKVGLRLIAVNIKDITDESGYIEALGQEAAAHAIQEARKKVAEKERDGAIGQAEAEREKRIRVAEANATAVEGENRSAVAIAKSKAERDVKEAEADRLATAAKKVAQAKALEEAYASEGAAEKARAERDRATMYANTVVAADIEKEKIRIAAEAEAQKLRLEAKGTGDALYEEMAGRARGQYENLAKQAEGLKAMIEATGQDANKAVMLMIAQQIQEIAKIQVEAIKNLHIDNVVVWDNLSGGEGTPSTAKFVSGLLGSLPQFHDLFKMVGLNLPEAFGSKAEKEIDVR
- the tcmP gene encoding three-Cys-motif partner protein TcmP gives rise to the protein MIDDFFKQQTDQSRVKTAIVSKYFNAWATIMATRSAADKICYIDFFSGPGLYADGSLSTPLIVTSMVLENPKLKSIVQLIFNDSDNHNIEKLQVALHNASNINSLKYPPAFWNVDAGQSLADEFKKIKMAPSLVFIDPWGYRGLSIDLISSMTKDWGSDGIVFFNYNRVNMGLSNPTVSHHMLKLFGPERLPAVLEKIRDAGPDERELTIVDEFGGAIADAVGTRYVLPFRFIEESRDRTSHYLYFISKHPLGYVIMKNIMAKESERDQDSVPSFEYSPATPRQQLLFLFVRKLNNLKDDLIAAFAGRTAKMIDIFEEHHVGTPFIEKNYKTALMELEKENRIFAEPNAKNRKKNTFADRVVVSFPEIR
- a CDS encoding phage Gp37/Gp68 family protein, with the protein product MARSAIEWTESTWNPVTGCTKISAGCKHCYAERMALRLQAMGQANYRNGFDVTLHEHALAIPSRLKKPQTIFVNSMSDLFHVDIPDAYIARVFDAMNAAPWHTYQVLTKRADRLEKLAPRLPWRPHIWMGVSVENNDHLFRVEHLRATRAHVKFLSLEPLLGPLPDLDLRGIDWAIVGGESGPGARPMDPAWVVGIRDRCARAKVPFFFKQWGGVNKKRAGRLLDGRTWDEMPERTVHA
- a CDS encoding RNA-binding protein, giving the protein MSEKVFVGSLSWNTNDEKLQAAFAPYGEITEAKVITDRDTGRSRGFGFVTFANAESAQKAISALDGKDLDGRTIKVNKAEDKPRDRDGGGGGRFGGGRNNRW